A single genomic interval of uncultured Pseudodesulfovibrio sp. harbors:
- a CDS encoding methyl-accepting chemotaxis protein produces MKLYKNLSLRNKIMIPVGLLVMLVMGTTLTVLVSQFQTVAEEDALLMGEEMAGRYGQAIKTDLDETLAAARSLTQTFESIQKHTATPSRELANFIVKGFADSNTLLNSSWVAFEPDAFDGNDTAAIGTPGADSTGRYSPWYLAGKKMSYATGIELDWYQKPFRSGKETLVDPTEYDFDGSKVTLVSACVPIKGKNGIVGVGGVDLNMQSISDMVDDIKPFETGYGFLISSTGMIVADPNPDFVGKSTRDAIGSEMSQLVMNTMESGRTASTYFEKDGERYQLVIAPFAVGNTGQNWSLGVALPMSKVMAKANDAVWLSIIMSVASILGLIIIVYFLARSIVTPIRQGVAFSRRIASGDLNASLKIDQKDEIGQLASDLTGMGAQLRHVVGDVRESVGRVASGSEELSSTAQTLSQGATEQAANVEEVSSSMEEMAANISQNAENARETERIARQSAEDAGKGGEAVAQTLQAMRDIADKISIIEEIARQTNLLALNAAIEAARAGEHGKGFAVVAAEVRKLAERSGNAAAEISELSASSVAVAESAGDMLSKMVPDIQKTAELIQEISAASSEQNAGAEQVNRAVAQLDEMIQQIASAAEEMSATSEELAGQSNQLQTAISFFQIDESQMRKASVNVVRRQAALPKPQQAPARPTPPAGAARPAAPSGVALNMNDMSDDGFEKF; encoded by the coding sequence ATGAAACTGTACAAGAATCTCAGTCTAAGAAACAAGATAATGATCCCAGTAGGGCTCCTGGTAATGCTCGTTATGGGAACAACCCTGACCGTACTGGTCTCCCAGTTCCAGACAGTCGCCGAAGAAGACGCACTGCTCATGGGTGAAGAAATGGCTGGACGATACGGACAGGCCATCAAGACAGATCTGGACGAAACGCTTGCTGCGGCCCGCTCACTGACCCAGACGTTCGAAAGTATCCAGAAACATACGGCCACCCCGAGCCGGGAACTGGCAAACTTCATCGTCAAGGGATTTGCCGATTCCAACACGCTTCTCAACTCCAGTTGGGTCGCCTTTGAACCAGACGCCTTCGACGGCAACGATACCGCCGCCATCGGCACTCCCGGCGCGGATTCAACCGGCCGCTATTCTCCCTGGTATCTCGCCGGGAAAAAAATGTCCTATGCCACGGGAATCGAACTCGACTGGTACCAGAAACCTTTCCGCTCAGGAAAAGAAACTCTGGTCGATCCCACAGAATACGACTTTGACGGCAGCAAAGTGACTCTGGTCTCGGCCTGCGTCCCTATCAAAGGTAAGAACGGCATTGTCGGCGTCGGCGGTGTTGATCTCAACATGCAGTCCATCAGCGACATGGTCGACGACATCAAGCCGTTTGAAACCGGCTATGGCTTTCTCATCAGCTCAACAGGCATGATCGTTGCCGACCCGAACCCGGACTTCGTAGGCAAATCCACCCGGGACGCCATCGGGTCCGAGATGTCTCAACTGGTCATGAACACCATGGAGTCCGGACGCACTGCTTCGACCTACTTTGAAAAGGACGGGGAAAGGTATCAGTTGGTCATCGCACCGTTCGCAGTCGGCAATACGGGGCAGAACTGGTCACTCGGCGTGGCCCTCCCCATGAGCAAAGTCATGGCAAAGGCCAACGACGCCGTATGGCTTTCGATAATCATGAGCGTCGCATCCATTCTCGGCCTCATCATTATCGTCTATTTCCTTGCCCGCTCCATCGTCACCCCCATCCGTCAGGGTGTAGCCTTCTCGCGCCGAATTGCTTCAGGCGACCTGAACGCCTCCCTGAAAATCGATCAAAAAGACGAAATCGGGCAACTGGCCAGTGATCTGACCGGCATGGGCGCACAGCTTCGCCACGTTGTCGGCGATGTGCGGGAATCCGTTGGTCGCGTCGCGTCCGGCAGTGAGGAACTCTCCTCCACGGCACAGACCCTCTCGCAAGGCGCGACCGAACAGGCCGCCAACGTAGAGGAAGTCTCTTCAAGCATGGAAGAGATGGCAGCCAACATCAGCCAGAATGCCGAGAACGCGCGCGAAACGGAAAGGATAGCCCGCCAGTCTGCCGAAGACGCAGGAAAAGGCGGCGAAGCCGTGGCCCAGACCCTGCAAGCCATGCGTGACATCGCGGACAAGATTTCCATTATCGAGGAAATCGCCCGTCAGACCAACCTGCTCGCCCTGAATGCGGCCATTGAAGCCGCACGAGCTGGCGAACACGGCAAAGGTTTCGCCGTCGTCGCCGCCGAGGTCCGCAAACTTGCAGAGCGCAGCGGCAACGCAGCAGCCGAAATCAGCGAGCTTTCCGCCTCCAGCGTGGCCGTGGCCGAATCCGCCGGAGACATGCTCTCCAAGATGGTTCCGGACATTCAGAAGACCGCAGAGCTGATTCAGGAAATCTCCGCCGCATCCAGCGAACAGAACGCAGGGGCCGAACAGGTCAACCGGGCCGTGGCACAGCTTGATGAGATGATTCAGCAGATCGCATCCGCAGCCGAAGAAATGTCCGCCACATCCGAGGAACTGGCAGGTCAGTCCAATCAGTTACAGACTGCCATCTCCTTCTTCCAGATCGACGAAAGCCAGATGCGTAAGGCATCGGTCAACGTCGTCAGGCGTCAGGCTGCCCTGCCCAAACCGCAACAGGCTCCGGCCAGACCAACCCCTCCCGCAGGCGCAGCCAGACCAGCAGCGCCTTCCGGCGTCGCGCTGAATATGAACGACATGTCGGATGACGGCTTCGAAAAATTCTAA
- a CDS encoding site-specific integrase: MPELARSPNHLFRRGTTYYFRLAIPMHLRNIIGQREIRLSLGTSYLYQARRIASRLHSNGLEFFREVENMPNAITQQKLKELKAHFFHDQIMIDEALRLKLPHRSQLTLQQSMESLEGLKKELHLEMASGQLMTGKAKLLKHMVNNSLDPALDGVADEKIYLEITKALADAVEVMLHRKQGDFNFEETVMEKYTIQQEQATEAKDCPTPKTMKVSELIKRFSDNRINGGRWKENDISTYQGRLNWLTFITNDVEVSKIDFALMEDFRDKLTRMPQNRKKLKAYKDLTVEEILACDVEKPLTSGGINNIIGGIGTMFDYAIKLEEMDRNFAKGLKVKEKKSPDEKRYPFTQEDLHALFHPHKHIDRVFNRPERFWVSMLCLLQGMRLEEAAQLHLDDIYEQNGHIVIDINDKAEKSTKNAPSQRVLPLHPILRDTLNFPAFVAKVRRTKTKRLFPALKHTPKRKKYGNAVGAWFNRLVKNTGVKETDENKSQHSLRHTFIGIADRLEGVEDKYIVGVTGHSRKETSIDPAYLKKFAPDVLYGLVVSKIGDFGLDWEKIMESKFVGKK; the protein is encoded by the coding sequence ATGCCAGAGCTTGCCAGATCACCAAACCACTTGTTCCGGCGAGGAACCACCTACTACTTTCGCCTTGCCATCCCCATGCATTTGCGGAACATTATTGGTCAACGAGAAATAAGACTGAGCCTTGGTACATCCTATCTCTACCAAGCGCGGCGCATTGCCAGTCGACTCCATAGTAACGGCCTTGAATTTTTCCGTGAAGTAGAAAATATGCCAAACGCCATAACACAACAGAAATTAAAGGAACTAAAAGCCCATTTTTTCCATGACCAAATCATGATTGATGAGGCCCTGCGCCTCAAACTGCCCCACCGCTCACAGCTGACCTTGCAGCAATCCATGGAAAGCCTCGAAGGGCTAAAAAAGGAGCTACATCTCGAAATGGCTTCGGGCCAACTCATGACAGGTAAGGCAAAGCTCCTCAAACACATGGTCAACAACAGTCTTGATCCTGCGCTTGATGGCGTAGCTGATGAAAAGATTTATCTGGAAATTACAAAAGCACTGGCTGACGCTGTGGAAGTGATGCTCCACCGCAAACAGGGCGACTTCAACTTTGAAGAAACCGTTATGGAGAAGTACACAATCCAGCAGGAGCAAGCCACTGAAGCAAAGGATTGCCCCACCCCAAAAACGATGAAAGTCTCCGAACTCATCAAAAGATTCAGTGACAACCGAATCAACGGTGGACGCTGGAAAGAAAACGACATCAGCACCTATCAAGGACGGCTCAACTGGCTCACTTTCATCACAAACGATGTTGAGGTATCCAAGATTGATTTTGCGCTCATGGAGGATTTCCGAGACAAGTTAACCCGGATGCCCCAAAACAGAAAAAAGCTGAAGGCATACAAAGACCTGACCGTCGAAGAAATATTGGCATGTGATGTTGAAAAGCCTCTCACTTCTGGCGGCATCAACAACATCATCGGCGGCATTGGCACTATGTTCGACTATGCGATCAAGCTTGAGGAAATGGACCGCAACTTTGCCAAGGGTCTCAAGGTCAAGGAAAAGAAATCGCCGGATGAAAAACGGTATCCATTTACGCAGGAAGACCTGCACGCACTCTTTCATCCGCACAAGCATATCGACCGTGTGTTCAATCGCCCTGAACGCTTCTGGGTCTCCATGCTGTGTCTGTTGCAAGGCATGCGGCTTGAGGAAGCGGCACAGCTTCATCTGGACGATATCTACGAACAGAATGGACACATTGTCATCGACATCAATGACAAGGCGGAGAAGAGCACAAAGAATGCTCCTTCACAGCGGGTACTGCCGCTTCATCCCATTTTACGAGACACGCTGAACTTCCCCGCCTTTGTAGCCAAAGTACGCCGTACAAAGACAAAACGACTGTTTCCGGCTCTCAAGCATACCCCAAAAAGAAAGAAGTATGGCAATGCTGTCGGCGCATGGTTCAACCGCTTGGTAAAAAATACAGGAGTCAAGGAGACAGACGAAAACAAGTCTCAGCACAGCCTCCGCCATACATTTATTGGCATAGCGGATCGCCTAGAGGGGGTCGAAGACAAATATATTGTCGGTGTGACTGGTCACAGCAGAAAGGAAACAAGCATCGACCCAGCTTACTTGAAGAAATTCGCACCCGATGTTTTGTATGGCTTGGTGGTTTCCAAGATTGGAGATTTCGGGCTTGATTGGGAAAAGATTATGGAGTCGAAATTTGTGGGGAAAAAGTAG